In the genome of Desulfobacterales bacterium, the window CTTCCGCATGCAATTTTAAGCCAAGTGCGCCAATAACTTTAAGTATGGTGTCGAAACCTGGGCTTCGTTCCCCAGAGAGTGCTTTGTAAAGGCTTTCGCGGGATAGACCTGCATCACGCGCAACTTGCGACATGCCCTTAGCCCGGGCGATATCACCCAGCGCTTTTGCAATGAAAGCAGCATCGCCG includes:
- a CDS encoding putative addiction module antidote protein, with the translated sequence MARTITTRYDVAEHLRTPEEMAAYLQACIEEANGDAAFIAKALGDIARAKGMSQVARDAGLSRESLYKALSGERSPGFDTILKVIGALGLKLHAEAVSVNNATAHHDT